One Alteromonas sp. KC3 DNA segment encodes these proteins:
- a CDS encoding ABC transporter permease, with amino-acid sequence MSTSFNLAWRLFRHEARRGELTIILLAIVLSVAAVLSLSLFSERLQGALKSRSAAFIAADAQLRSDDPIDESWLLQAQEEGLTTAKQVTTRSMVFSGDEMSLVDLRAVNDGYPLKGAVSITDKPFGEKQETNALPQPGEAWVQSRLFQTLGITVGDEIEIGEGVFTVTRVLVDIPDAGFSIFNTDPIVLMNISDLNKTAVTGPGSRVRYVGYFAGEPSQLESFSDWLLPNLNDDLHSWRTVADDESAIGRSVASAERYFLLASLLAIVLAAVSIAVAAQRYAQRHFDPVAIMKTLGATSRTIRKIYLIQILLITALGIFIGLIVGFIGQQVVVMFVADKVDVSLNVWHWRPVIISVATGATCALLFSLYPLLQLFSVPPLRVLRKDISANLRSRSIQFIASGGAIFSLMWMYSQDLKISAILFLSGTVLVASLLLATYGLIAIGRRLGSGRMGPWQLAWARIKRRAMDNSVQLISFSITIMLLLVVLVMRNDMVSQWRSQLPEGTPNYFLINITPDIQPELDRHFEENGIQIEEFYPVIRGRFVAVNEEGVNTEVSKEDESNREGRRGLGREANLTWSNTLQKENKVVEGTWHGNGVSSIDDGVYPVSVEQEVAMRLDIKMGDKLTFNVGSEIVETQVTSIREVNWQTMQPNFFFVIHPDAMASFRPTYITSFYLPTERKSQLTELLKPFASITMFDVDARINQLREIVDQVSVAVEFILVLVLMAGSLVLIAQVQASMDERRQEIAILRTLGAKGGLIRKSVIFEFVIIGTVAGFMAALANELSLYLLQTSVFQMDGSLHFEYWAVAPTVGAVVVGILGAFGCWRLLTLNTSQMLRKMV; translated from the coding sequence ATGTCAACTTCGTTCAATTTAGCGTGGCGATTGTTTCGCCATGAAGCCAGACGCGGCGAGCTCACAATCATTCTACTTGCTATTGTATTGTCTGTAGCGGCAGTACTCTCGTTATCATTGTTTAGCGAACGACTTCAAGGAGCCCTGAAATCGCGCTCAGCCGCCTTTATTGCCGCTGATGCACAGTTGCGCTCGGATGATCCTATAGACGAATCTTGGTTGCTACAAGCGCAAGAGGAGGGATTAACAACAGCTAAACAAGTGACTACGCGCTCAATGGTATTTAGCGGTGACGAAATGTCACTTGTCGATCTTCGAGCCGTGAATGACGGCTATCCTCTAAAAGGGGCGGTAAGCATTACCGATAAGCCTTTTGGTGAAAAGCAGGAAACCAATGCTTTACCCCAGCCAGGTGAAGCTTGGGTGCAATCGAGGTTGTTTCAAACGCTAGGAATCACGGTGGGCGATGAGATAGAGATTGGCGAAGGTGTCTTCACGGTGACGCGCGTTTTGGTAGATATTCCAGATGCTGGGTTTAGCATTTTTAACACAGACCCTATTGTTCTGATGAATATAAGTGACCTCAATAAAACGGCTGTTACAGGCCCTGGCAGTAGGGTTCGTTATGTGGGGTACTTTGCTGGCGAGCCGAGTCAATTGGAGAGTTTCAGCGACTGGCTATTGCCCAATCTTAATGACGACTTGCATTCATGGCGAACTGTTGCAGATGATGAGTCTGCAATTGGACGCTCTGTAGCAAGCGCTGAACGTTATTTCCTGCTCGCAAGTCTATTGGCAATTGTACTTGCAGCAGTATCGATAGCTGTCGCGGCACAACGTTATGCACAACGACATTTCGATCCAGTGGCCATTATGAAAACCTTGGGTGCTACCAGCAGAACGATTCGTAAAATTTACCTCATTCAAATTTTGTTAATCACAGCACTGGGGATTTTTATTGGTCTTATTGTCGGGTTTATTGGCCAACAAGTAGTGGTCATGTTTGTTGCTGATAAAGTAGATGTATCTCTTAATGTTTGGCATTGGCGTCCGGTGATTATATCCGTTGCTACTGGGGCGACGTGCGCACTGCTGTTTTCTCTGTATCCACTACTTCAGTTATTCTCGGTACCCCCGCTTCGGGTACTAAGAAAAGACATTAGTGCCAATCTGCGTTCTCGTAGCATTCAGTTTATTGCCTCTGGCGGAGCGATTTTCTCGTTAATGTGGATGTATAGTCAGGACCTTAAGATAAGTGCGATTTTGTTCTTGTCGGGCACTGTGCTTGTTGCAAGCTTATTACTGGCTACTTATGGGTTAATTGCTATTGGCCGACGTTTAGGTAGTGGCAGAATGGGCCCTTGGCAGCTAGCGTGGGCGCGGATCAAGCGAAGAGCTATGGACAATAGTGTACAACTCATTAGCTTCTCGATAACAATCATGCTGTTGTTGGTAGTGCTCGTTATGCGCAATGATATGGTGTCGCAGTGGCGTTCACAGTTGCCCGAAGGGACACCCAACTACTTTCTTATCAACATAACACCAGATATTCAACCCGAATTGGACAGACACTTTGAAGAGAATGGCATTCAAATAGAAGAGTTCTACCCTGTTATTAGAGGTCGGTTTGTAGCTGTTAACGAGGAAGGCGTAAACACAGAGGTATCAAAGGAAGATGAATCTAACAGGGAAGGGCGTCGCGGGCTAGGCAGAGAAGCGAATTTAACGTGGAGTAACACGTTACAAAAAGAAAATAAGGTAGTGGAAGGCACTTGGCATGGTAATGGGGTTTCGAGTATCGATGATGGCGTTTATCCTGTATCAGTTGAGCAAGAAGTGGCGATGCGTTTAGACATCAAAATGGGTGATAAGTTAACTTTTAATGTGGGAAGTGAAATAGTCGAAACCCAAGTGACCAGTATCAGGGAAGTAAATTGGCAGACGATGCAACCTAACTTTTTCTTTGTCATCCATCCTGATGCAATGGCTTCGTTCCGACCTACTTATATTACTAGTTTTTATCTACCCACCGAGAGAAAATCACAACTCACTGAGCTATTAAAGCCCTTTGCTTCAATAACGATGTTTGATGTGGATGCTCGCATAAATCAGCTGCGCGAGATAGTAGATCAAGTATCAGTAGCGGTTGAATTTATACTGGTGCTAGTACTGATGGCTGGGAGCTTAGTATTGATAGCCCAAGTGCAAGCCAGTATGGATGAGCGTAGGCAGGAAATTGCAATATTAAGGACATTGGGCGCGAAAGGCGGCCTTATCCGTAAAAGTGTAATTTTTGAATTCGTAATTATAGGGACAGTCGCTGGATTCATGGCGGCATTGGCTAATGAGTTAAGTCTTTACTTGCTTCAAACATCAGTTTTTCAAATGGATGGCAGTCTGCATTTCGAATATTGGGCTGTAGCGCCTACAGTAGGTGCTGTTGTAGTTGGCATTCTTGGGGCCTTTGGTTGCTGGCGCTTGCTAACGCTAAATACGAGCCAAATGTTGAGAAAAATGGTGTGA
- a CDS encoding TIGR01777 family oxidoreductase: MNILITGGTGLIGSEFISQYRNQHTFTVVSRDTSKAKAKLGEDIAVVNAVSKIEDISAFDAVINLAGEPIADKRWTDTQKKVICESRWSITSQLVAKINDTKQPPKTFISGSAIGFYGNQNDKVLTEDSSPHDEFTHQLCNKWESIAQGAISESTRVVLLRTGVVLSRNGGALSKMALPFKLGVGGKLGSGDQYLSWIHLQDMIRAIAFLLENKNCSGPFNVTAPEPVANITFSKQLAASLNRPCLFTVPAFIMKIAMGESSTMILEGQRVIPQNLTNAGFTFEYPTLEMALNDINR, from the coding sequence ATGAATATTCTCATTACCGGTGGAACAGGCCTTATAGGCAGTGAATTCATCAGCCAATATCGAAACCAGCATACGTTTACAGTTGTATCGCGGGACACAAGTAAAGCAAAGGCAAAGTTGGGAGAAGACATTGCTGTAGTAAACGCTGTTTCAAAAATTGAGGATATTTCGGCGTTTGATGCGGTGATTAATTTAGCGGGTGAACCAATAGCCGACAAACGATGGACAGACACTCAAAAGAAAGTGATTTGCGAAAGTCGATGGTCAATCACTTCACAACTCGTCGCTAAAATCAACGATACTAAGCAGCCTCCAAAAACCTTTATTTCGGGGTCAGCGATTGGTTTTTATGGGAATCAAAATGATAAAGTATTGACTGAAGACTCCAGCCCTCACGATGAATTCACCCATCAACTATGCAATAAATGGGAGTCAATTGCTCAGGGCGCGATAAGTGAATCAACTCGTGTCGTTTTATTGCGCACCGGTGTTGTACTCTCTAGAAACGGTGGGGCCTTAAGTAAAATGGCGCTACCTTTCAAATTGGGTGTGGGCGGAAAACTGGGCTCAGGGGATCAATATCTGTCATGGATCCACCTTCAAGACATGATAAGAGCCATCGCATTCTTGCTTGAAAACAAGAATTGTAGCGGTCCTTTTAACGTAACTGCACCAGAGCCAGTTGCAAATATTACATTCTCAAAGCAACTCGCAGCATCGCTTAATCGCCCATGCTTATTCACTGTCCCTGCCTTCATTATGAAAATTGCGATGGGAGAATCATCAACAATGATTCTGGAAGGTCAACGCGTTATACCTCAAAATTTAACTAACGCTGGGTTTACTTTTGAATACCCTACTTTAGAAATGGCACTTAACGACATTAATCGATGA
- a CDS encoding PepSY domain-containing protein, producing the protein MTLSLRVAIVCVVLALSCTSPAIAQQSANANISKSEAAERARNAENGRVLKVEQTSKKYRVKVLKKSGRVVTVDVDKRSGKVKTSKDKD; encoded by the coding sequence ATGACGTTATCGCTTCGAGTTGCAATAGTATGTGTTGTGTTAGCTTTGTCTTGCACAAGTCCGGCTATTGCTCAGCAAAGCGCTAACGCCAATATTTCCAAAAGTGAAGCTGCTGAACGCGCGAGAAATGCAGAAAATGGTCGCGTGTTAAAAGTTGAGCAAACTTCCAAAAAATATCGTGTAAAAGTACTGAAAAAATCAGGACGAGTAGTAACGGTGGATGTAGATAAACGCTCAGGCAAAGTGAAAACATCCAAAGATAAGGATTGA
- a CDS encoding AI-2E family transporter yields MSVELRSPTAKILIVLACLVVVMAGIKAASTIMVPFFLSIFIAIACSPIIHWTSRFGVPKWLSITFVILIIVVFGFLLAGLVGQSMTEFRENLPQYRSKLDSEFAWVVSKLAEYNIHINRELIASHLDPATAMSVATNFISGMGGVLSNLFLILLTVIFMLFEADSIPRRLHIALADPGMKLKHIDRFIRSVNSYLAIKTVVSLGTGLIIGLWLYIMGVDHFMLWAVLAFMLNFIPNIGSIIAAVPAVLIAFVQLGPAQAGFAALGFVLVNTIMGNMVEPRLMGKGMGLSTLVVFLSLIFWGWLLGTVGMLLSVPLTMVVKIALESREESKWLAVLLSSEGDKKAA; encoded by the coding sequence ATGTCAGTGGAACTACGATCACCAACCGCAAAAATTCTTATTGTACTTGCTTGCCTCGTGGTTGTAATGGCAGGCATTAAGGCAGCCAGTACGATTATGGTGCCTTTCTTTCTATCTATATTTATCGCTATAGCGTGCAGTCCAATTATTCACTGGACTTCTAGATTTGGCGTGCCTAAATGGTTATCTATCACCTTTGTTATACTGATAATTGTTGTGTTCGGATTTCTTTTGGCCGGTCTCGTTGGCCAGTCAATGACAGAGTTTAGAGAAAATCTGCCTCAATACAGAAGTAAATTGGATTCTGAGTTTGCATGGGTTGTGTCTAAACTGGCTGAATACAATATTCATATAAACCGCGAGTTGATCGCTTCTCACCTAGATCCTGCTACGGCAATGTCGGTTGCTACCAATTTCATAAGCGGTATGGGCGGTGTGTTGTCTAATCTATTCTTGATTCTTCTAACCGTTATCTTCATGCTTTTTGAAGCGGATAGTATTCCTCGCAGATTGCATATTGCGTTGGCTGACCCCGGTATGAAGCTAAAACACATCGACCGATTCATCCGCTCCGTTAACAGTTATCTCGCAATAAAAACAGTCGTGAGTCTAGGTACTGGACTTATTATCGGCTTGTGGCTTTACATAATGGGTGTGGACCATTTTATGCTGTGGGCTGTACTTGCGTTTATGCTTAATTTTATTCCGAATATTGGTTCTATTATTGCCGCAGTACCTGCGGTGCTAATCGCCTTTGTTCAGCTTGGTCCAGCGCAGGCAGGGTTTGCTGCTTTGGGCTTTGTATTAGTGAACACCATCATGGGTAATATGGTCGAACCTCGGTTGATGGGGAAAGGAATGGGGCTATCTACGCTTGTCGTGTTCCTATCTTTGATCTTTTGGGGGTGGCTGCTGGGTACTGTTGGAATGCTTCTTTCTGTCCCTTTAACTATGGTTGTAAAAATAGCCTTAGAATCGAGAGAAGAGAGTAAATGGCTTGCAGTGTTGCTATCAAGTGAAGGTGATAAGAAGGCGGCATAA
- a CDS encoding response regulator transcription factor encodes MRILIAEDDSRLLTQLDTLLQQNGYSVDLADNGEHALFLIKEYSYDLAIIDIGMPKLDGFEVIRKARQADISCPILILTARDRWQEKVEGLDAGADDYLTKPFHNEELLARTKALIRRASGQANPTIQFGPIALDTVSEELSLNGEALDLTAYEYKVMEYLMLNPQKVISKTELTEHIYDQDFDLDSNVIEVFVGRLRKKLDPTGELKPIETLRGRGYRINRNL; translated from the coding sequence ATGCGTATCCTAATAGCCGAGGACGACAGCAGGCTGCTAACCCAACTAGACACGCTACTTCAACAAAATGGATACAGTGTTGATTTAGCTGACAATGGCGAGCATGCATTATTTCTCATAAAAGAATACAGTTATGATTTGGCAATTATCGACATCGGTATGCCAAAGCTAGATGGCTTTGAAGTTATCCGAAAAGCGCGACAAGCTGACATTTCCTGCCCTATATTAATTCTGACAGCGCGCGACAGATGGCAAGAAAAGGTAGAAGGCCTTGATGCAGGAGCCGACGATTACCTTACCAAACCATTCCACAACGAAGAGTTACTCGCTAGAACGAAAGCATTGATTCGTCGGGCTTCAGGTCAAGCTAACCCAACAATTCAGTTCGGTCCAATAGCACTTGATACTGTCAGTGAAGAACTTTCACTCAACGGAGAAGCGCTCGACTTAACTGCTTACGAGTACAAAGTGATGGAATACTTGATGTTGAATCCACAAAAAGTAATTTCAAAGACTGAGTTAACTGAACATATCTATGATCAAGATTTCGATTTAGACAGCAATGTCATTGAGGTCTTCGTTGGTAGATTACGCAAAAAGCTTGATCCGACAGGCGAGTTAAAACCGATAGAAACCCTGCGTGGAAGGGGTTACCGGATAAATCGCAACCTATGA
- a CDS encoding ATP-binding protein, with protein sequence MRQLSLRLRSILLAIGLLALFAPFTVIILDDAYTESLTQAKMSELRLMNLGLLSAFELDGDLPYMPEILYEEQLNLPGSGYLGIIVFRDEVIWQSASALEYTFTPPDIDVAVGNELFIDNHNPKFASESPFFVYAFTAEFASSRDFEPVRFYIFNDKVLFEQERDTFLTTTWQWIFTLCFVLLVFIVVGISLVLSPVRKLIDEISLTSSGKKLNLDERYPVEFDSLKRSINDLLHTEAKQRTRYKNSLGDLAHSLKTPLAVASGHKSLPAEVKESLSQIDRIIQRQLKRASAGKTGWQNAIRIEPVLHKLADAMDKVYQDKALTIEFDVDEKAQFKGDETDLMELFGNILDNACKAANTQITVYAQINDNWLTVKFDDDGPGIPDDKKSVLLERGMRLDTYTEGHGIGMALVADLVSIYEGRMKIEDSHLGGASITVSFPYHEVEN encoded by the coding sequence ATGAGGCAACTGTCGCTTCGACTGAGAAGTATCTTATTAGCAATAGGGCTATTAGCCCTATTTGCGCCTTTTACCGTCATTATTTTAGATGACGCTTATACAGAAAGTTTAACTCAAGCAAAAATGAGTGAGTTGCGCCTAATGAACTTAGGCTTGCTTTCCGCGTTTGAGTTAGATGGCGATTTACCCTATATGCCAGAAATTTTGTATGAGGAGCAACTCAACCTGCCTGGCTCGGGGTATTTGGGCATTATTGTTTTTCGAGACGAAGTCATTTGGCAATCAGCATCTGCTTTAGAATATACTTTTACCCCTCCTGATATTGATGTTGCGGTTGGAAACGAGCTCTTTATCGACAATCACAATCCTAAATTTGCTAGCGAGTCCCCTTTTTTCGTCTATGCATTCACCGCGGAATTTGCTTCTAGTAGAGATTTTGAGCCCGTACGCTTTTACATTTTTAATGACAAAGTATTGTTCGAGCAGGAACGAGACACTTTTTTAACGACTACATGGCAGTGGATATTCACGTTGTGCTTTGTTTTGCTTGTGTTTATTGTGGTGGGCATTAGCTTAGTACTCTCGCCTGTAAGAAAACTCATCGACGAAATTTCACTGACTTCAAGTGGCAAAAAACTGAATCTTGATGAACGATACCCCGTGGAATTTGACTCACTAAAACGCTCCATCAACGACTTGTTACACACTGAAGCTAAACAAAGAACACGCTATAAAAACAGTTTGGGTGATTTGGCGCATAGCCTGAAAACACCGCTTGCAGTTGCTTCAGGGCACAAGAGCCTTCCTGCAGAGGTTAAAGAATCGCTGTCTCAAATCGATAGGATAATTCAACGACAATTAAAAAGAGCGAGTGCTGGAAAAACAGGGTGGCAGAATGCAATTCGAATAGAACCTGTTCTGCATAAACTCGCAGATGCGATGGATAAAGTTTATCAAGATAAAGCACTGACTATCGAATTTGATGTCGACGAAAAGGCGCAGTTTAAGGGCGACGAAACAGATTTAATGGAGCTGTTTGGCAACATTCTTGATAACGCCTGTAAAGCAGCCAACACCCAAATTACGGTTTATGCGCAGATTAACGATAATTGGTTAACGGTAAAATTCGATGATGATGGCCCAGGTATCCCAGATGATAAAAAATCGGTGCTGTTAGAGCGAGGGATGCGGCTTGATACATACACCGAAGGTCATGGCATAGGTATGGCTTTGGTAGCAGACTTGGTATCTATATATGAAGGCCGAATGAAGATAGAGGACAGTCACTTAGGTGGCGCAAGCATTACTGTCAGCTTTCCCTATCACGAAGTCGAGAATTAG
- the trpA gene encoding tryptophan synthase subunit alpha, which produces MERYAQMFAQLDEKNQGAFVPFVMVGDPDLAQSEAIICQLIESGADALELGIPYSDPIADGPTIQASAIRALNNKVTVADCMGVISRVRAKYPNVPIGLLLYSNLVMAQGIETFYSKAQEAGVDSILVADVPIREAAPFQKAAEATGISQILIAPPNATDETMEKIGEYSKGYTYLLGRAGVTGAETAANVPAADLIARLNKYKAAPALLGFGISTPEQVKSAIDAGAAGAISGSATVNIIAANLDDNDKMLSELGSFVEGMKAATNNG; this is translated from the coding sequence ATGGAACGATATGCACAAATGTTTGCGCAATTGGATGAAAAGAACCAAGGCGCATTTGTCCCTTTTGTTATGGTTGGCGACCCTGACCTTGCGCAATCTGAAGCTATTATTTGCCAGCTAATTGAAAGCGGCGCTGATGCACTTGAGTTGGGTATTCCTTATTCAGACCCAATTGCAGATGGCCCAACAATTCAAGCATCAGCTATTCGCGCTTTGAACAACAAAGTTACCGTTGCTGATTGCATGGGCGTCATTTCTCGCGTTCGCGCAAAATACCCTAACGTGCCAATTGGCTTACTGCTATACAGCAACTTAGTGATGGCGCAGGGCATAGAAACCTTCTACAGCAAAGCGCAGGAAGCTGGCGTGGACTCAATTTTGGTAGCCGATGTGCCAATTAGAGAAGCTGCACCTTTTCAAAAAGCTGCAGAAGCAACGGGTATTTCGCAAATTCTAATTGCACCGCCTAATGCAACTGACGAAACAATGGAAAAAATTGGCGAGTATTCGAAGGGGTATACGTATCTGCTTGGGCGCGCAGGCGTTACTGGTGCGGAAACGGCCGCCAATGTTCCTGCTGCAGATTTGATAGCACGATTGAACAAATATAAGGCAGCCCCTGCCCTTCTAGGCTTCGGTATTTCGACGCCAGAGCAAGTTAAGTCTGCAATTGATGCGGGTGCCGCTGGCGCAATATCTGGTTCTGCCACAGTAAATATTATAGCTGCGAACCTTGACGACAACGATAAGATGCTAAGTGAACTTGGTAGCTTTGTTGAAGGTATGAAAGCCGCGACGAATAATGGGTAA
- a CDS encoding YciI family protein, with translation MLYMICATDVANSLDKRLAARPAHLERLNALKAEGRLIMAGPFPAVDSPDPGPAGFTGSLVVAEFDSLEDAQAWADADPYIEAGVYESVIVKPYKKVLP, from the coding sequence ATGCTATATATGATTTGTGCAACAGACGTTGCAAATAGCTTAGACAAGCGCCTTGCAGCACGCCCTGCACACTTGGAGCGCTTGAATGCGTTAAAAGCAGAAGGTCGGTTAATTATGGCAGGGCCCTTCCCTGCCGTTGATAGCCCGGATCCCGGCCCTGCGGGTTTCACCGGCTCATTAGTGGTAGCTGAATTCGATTCACTTGAAGATGCGCAAGCATGGGCTGATGCCGACCCATACATCGAAGCAGGCGTTTACGAAAGCGTAATAGTAAAACCGTACAAAAAAGTGTTGCCGTAA
- the folX gene encoding dihydroneopterin triphosphate 2'-epimerase, with amino-acid sequence MNFNLATIKIKNLRLRTYIGINEDEIKNKQDVVVNVKIDYDAEKATNTDDMSDALNYKTITKAIIKLVEDNRFSLLEKLTADVLSIAAEHSSVRYAEVEVDKPHALRFSDSVSLTLSCNKSA; translated from the coding sequence ATGAATTTCAACCTCGCCACAATAAAAATTAAAAACCTCAGACTTCGAACGTATATCGGCATCAACGAAGATGAAATCAAAAACAAGCAAGATGTAGTGGTTAACGTAAAAATCGACTACGACGCTGAGAAAGCTACTAATACTGACGATATGAGCGATGCACTAAACTACAAAACGATCACCAAGGCGATTATAAAATTAGTCGAGGATAATCGATTCTCTTTGTTAGAAAAACTCACCGCCGATGTACTTAGCATTGCCGCAGAGCATTCGTCGGTGCGCTATGCAGAAGTAGAAGTAGACAAACCCCACGCGCTCAGATTCTCTGACTCGGTATCACTTACGCTTTCGTGTAACAAGTCAGCGTAG